TCCTGCCGGTTATTGGTGACCCAGAGGTAATATGGGCCGCGTCCCAGTCCTTGTGTATTGGCTCGAAACCGGATTTGGGTGTCCGAGATATGCAGGATTTCCTGCTTGACCCTGGTAGCCCTGGCATAATCGGAGAGGTTGCCGATTTCCACCAGGCTGGCGGGATAAATCCGGGTGGAGCTCATGGCAAATCCATCGAACCAGATGCACTGCTTGACGGGCAGTTGTTCGGAGCGCCAGTTCTGGCAGTTGGTGGTGCCAAGCTCCAGAGGGCCGAAGACCAGCTTCCGGGCTTTCTCGTGGTAGCATTTGCTCCAGGGAAATTGCTGAGGGGCCTTGTCATATTCATCGTAAATTTCGCATTCCTCTCCATCCAGCCAGAATTTCAAGTTGAGCCCCGCTCCGTTCTTTTTAGCCCATATCTCGATGCAATACCACCGCTCCAGAGCGATAGGGCCGGGCAGATGGGCAAATATCCGGGTCTCTCCCTGGATATCGTAGCGGGCCGGACCCTGCGTTACCGAAGGGTGGTCCCACATGCAGGGGTTCAGGTTGAAGAGGTTATGGACATAGAGCTGCTTCCAGCTATTGTCAGTCCATTGAAAGGCGGGACCGCTGTAGCGGACATAGTAGCGATAATAATATTGATCGGCATCCCTGGCCTCCCACCAGGTCAGGTTATAAAATTCTCCCTTGCCCGGACATTCCCTGGCATACTTCCAGTCTGTGGCTGTATAGTGAATATTGTTGCAGTAGCTCTGGTTTCCGAGAATAGCCATCCGGGAATCGAAAATTACGTCCTCGTCCCGTCTGGCAGCGGTAGGGGCCCAGCACTCCCAGTTGTCCCGGACCCAACAGTTTGCCTCCTTCTTCCATCCGGTTGTGTCCTCGAAACTTCCCTGAGATTCACTGAAATGAATCCAATTTCCACACGATTGCGCTGACAGCCTGCTGCCGGTCAGCGTCATCACCGTTCCGGTGAGGCTTTCGGCCTGAACGTTCCGGGGTGTAATGGATGAGATGACCGGCATGGTGCCATTCTGTTGAGATGGCCTCCGGGGAAAGACAGGGACCCGTATCCGTCCCCCGGAGAAGAGAGACAGCCAGCCAAAGAATCCGGCAGTATCGTTGTCGGCATCGCCGCTGCCAGCGGCAGCGCTGTCAGCAGCCGCGACGCTCATCCAGCTTTGTCTGAGCCGCATATCCGGGAAAAGAGCTGCTTCCTCTGCACCCGCAGCTATCCCAATAACACGTAAACCCTGCTCCTGACTGCCGTCGCCCTGCCTGTTCAAGAGGTAGAGTTTTCCTTCACCTGCCGCAAGATCGATGCAATCCCCGCCGCTTTCCGTATGCCCGATCAGGGCCGGGCGATCAGGGCAGGAGATGTCCAGGCATTGAACACCCTGTTCCCCCTGGGCCAGATACAGGATATCTTCCGCCGCCAGCATCCGGGTGACTTTTCCCACAGGGTAAGAGTCGATACGGGATATCCTCAGAGGGGAGGTAAGATCGTAAATTTCCAGGCTCTGCTCGTGTGAATTTGCCAGAAACAGGTGCGAGCCTGAAGCGGCAATGCCAAGCGGCCCCCTGTCCGTCATGACTTTGGCCAGTTCCTCAGGATTGTGGGCAAGACTTATGTCAACCAGCCAAAAACCTGCCTCAGATCCCGAAGGATCCGCAGATTCCCAAAGAACCGCTGCCAGCGCCGTCCCCTTGTTTTCCACGAGTGCCAGATCACCATAGTGAATTGTACTATTTCCCTTTTCCCTCCATTGTCCAACTATTCTCGGCGATTTAGAGTCCGAGATATCCAGCAGAGAGATACCCTTGAGCTTTTCGCTGACTATCAGAAGGTCAGGTTCCAGCAGGGCTATCCCCTGAATCGAAGAAAGCGGACAACAATTTTTCTCCTCAGTCTCTCCTTCCCCCCAAGGTCCGCCTTTCAGCGGCAGATCGAGCAGAACAGGCGCTCCAGGATTGGAAATATCCACCCTGCGAAGTTTTCCATCCACTGACCCCAGATAGGCATACTGCCCATGCATGGCAAGGCACAGGGCCGGAGCCAGACATGAGCCAAGAATAGTCGGCGCCTGCACACCATCCTCTTGTGCACCTGCCGGATCGAGTATGAAAAAATTTTGAGCACCGGCAGCGAAGAGATGAGTATTATGCCAGACTATCCGCCGGGTCCCGTCTTCCAGGGTAAGAGGACAGATTTGTATCCGCTCCAGGTAATCGGCAGGCATCCTGCCGACAGAAGGACGGGGAATTTTTATACTCTCTCGCTGCCCTGGCAGCCAGGAGAAAAGGGTGGCTGATGTACTTTCCTGTCTTGAAAGATAAAGGGGAAGAGCAAGAATCAAGAGAAAAAGCAGGCTCAAGATATTCCTTCCGAATCGTGACATAAAAAATTCACCCTCCTGAGTAGAATTTATGTCCTGCCTTCGGTGTAACTCCTCAGGCACAAAGGGGTAAGGAAGATAACCTGAGGAGTTATGATAGTTATACCTTTTCGGTATAATTTCTGCTTTGGACTTACCTGGAATAGAGGATAGTTATCATGAAATAAGAGCGAAGATACCAGAACAGGGAAAGGAAAAAGCGGTTGGATCATATCTTTGAAGGCCGAAAGGAGGTTTGCAAGATATGTTTACTGCTTATATCGATATTGATCCAACCGCTTTTTCAACAGGAGTACAGCAGCTTTCTGAAGGTACTGATATCAAACTGTTTCTAATGCTCTTCGCAATTGGGAAAATTCACGTTCCACAACAGTATAGACTTCCCTGATGATTCGAGTCCCGCCGAGGATCATAGCCGGCAGCATGACTATTGCCAAAATACACGTGAAAAAAGCCAGGATAAATAACTTCAGGATAAGGAGCATTCGCATGGTATTTATACCTCCTGGTAATTCCTATGTGCAATTCAGATGCCAAAAAAAATCCCGGCGATGAAAAACCGTGGAGCCAAATGTTCAGAGGATTTCACCGGGGGGCCGGGAAGGATAAACTGATCAATTTCTGGGCAACTGCTTGTTGAGGCTCCATGCTGCTTGTTGAGGCTCCATGCTGGAGGATGGAGTTGAGTAGTTACGTCAAAAGAAAGCTTGTCAAGAGGAGGTATTTGTTTTACAATCAGTTACCATTCGATCACGCATGGAGGAATATTCATGGGGAAAAATTTATTGCTCGTTAATCCCTGGATCTATGATTTTGCCGCCTATGACCTGTGGATCAAGCCGCTCGGATTACTTTATCTGGCCAGCCTGCTGCGGGAAAATGGATACCATATTACCTACCTTGACTGCCTGGATATTTCAGATCCTCTCATGCAGGACTATCTGGTCCGGAATCATATTCAGATAAAGAGGAAGTCGGATGGATCGGGTCAATTCCCCAAAACATTTCTGGAAAAACCTTACCCCTTGCGGAATGTTCCCCGCAGGTATGGCCGGTACGGGATAACCCTGGACATTTTCAACCAGCGGCTGCGCGAGGCACCTCGTCCTGAAGCGGTGCTTGTGACCTCGATGATGACCTACTGGTATCCTGGCGCAGCCAAGGTTATCGAGCTGGTGCGAAGCTACGACCCCCGGATTCCCATTCTGCTTGGCGGCAATCTGGTGACTCTCTGCCCGCAGACCGCCCATTCCCTGGGAGCGGATTTCTGCCTGCCTGGAGAAGGTGAAGAGGCGGTGTTAACGACCCTGCAGGGTCTCACCGGCCAGCCGATCCGCTATGAACCGGATCCGGAAAACCTCGACAGTTTGCCATATCCGGCCTTTGACCTGCAGAACAGAGTGGATTATGTCCTGCTGCAAACATCCAGGGGGTGTCCGTTCCGGTGTGTATATTGCGCTTCAGGCCTGGTATATCCGAAGTTTCGCCGCAGATCTGCGGCCAGCGTAGTCCGGGAAATCGAAGATTCACTGCGAAAGTACCGCATCCGTCACTTCGTTTTTTCCGATGACGCTCTCTGCTCTGGAGCCGGGGAGCATCTCATCCCCATTCTGCGGTCCGTGGAAGCCAAAGGGATACGAGGATACTTTCATACACCCAATGCTCTCCATGCGCGGGAGATCACGGATGATCTGGCCCGACTGCTCTACCGGACCGGATTTCAGACACTTCGCCTGGGTTTTGAAACCTCTGATCCCATCCGGCAAAAGCTCACCGGGGGAAAGGTAAATAATGAACAATTTCAGCAGGCTATAGGAAATTTGCGTACGGCGGGTTTTTCTCGTGCTCAGATCGGCGTCTATATCCTGGCTGGCCTGCCAGGCCAGACTATTGAGGAAGTAGAAGAATCGGTCGATTTTGTCTTCAAAACCGGTGCTTATCCGATTTTGACCGAATTTTCACCTATTCCGGGGACTCCCCTGTGGCCGCACTGTCTGGAGAGCTCTCCCTTCGACCTGTCTTCGGACCCCCTGGTGCATAACAACTCAATTCTCCCCTGCCAGAGCCCCCGGCTTTCGTGGGAAGATTATCTCCGGTTAAAACTCAGGATCCGCGCCAGGTGCGGTGCGGAAATCATCTAGGTCTTGCTGGGACCGCAGTTTCTCTTTGATTTTCGGGAGTATCTGCTTCTCGACATAGTCCAGCCGGAATGGCTTTTTCAGAATATACTGAACGTTCAATTGGCCAATAATGGATTGAGCATCCTCTTCCGAAGAGCCGGTGATAATAACCACCGCTGTCCGGGAATTGGACTTTCGGATTTCCTTGAGAACATCTTTTCCGGTCATGCCGCGGGGAAGCGAGAGATCCAGAAATACAATCTCCGGAGATCGAGTATGAAAAATGGACAGTGCCTCATGTCCATCCTCGGCCAGGTAAACCTCAAAACCCCTGTCTTCCAGGAGATACTTAAAAACATCCCGAATCGCCGGCTCGTCTTCAACAACCAAAAGCTTGTACATTATTCCTCTCATACCAAGGCCTGGTCTTTTGAAGTAATCGGTTCCCAATTATCAGTCTTTTTACTGACCACTGACCACTGGCCACTGACCACTTCCACTGACCTCAAGTTATTCATTATTAAATAATGGTCTTTGCTTGCAATCGTTCGGCAAATTGATAACCAGGGTAATCTCCCTGCCGGAGCCATCCTTCTCGATGGTAACTTCACTTCCGAAAGATTTCAGCAGGCGGATTCCGAGCGCAAAGTCCATCATGTCCGGTTCAGCACTGAGCAGGTCATGAAGCGGCCCGTCTATGAAGCTGAAATCAGTCGGGATAGCCTCAGACAGAGCATCTTTGGTCTGAACCCTCAGACAAAATCCCTCGTGGTCGTCGATCAGGATCGACACCGGGGATGATCCATCTTTGATCCTTCGGAAGTAGCGCAGGATGCCGAGCAGGGCGGATCGCAGACGTGCACTCTCCCCCAGGGATAAAGCCAGAGATACAGCCAGAGATGCAGATGGATCGGCAGCCTCTCTCCTTTCAACCTGAATCGGGAGCTGAGGGGCCTCCAGGCTCATCAGGAACATAACCTGGTTTATGACCTCCATCAGGGAAGTAGGAGAGAACCTGGTTTGGCCAAGATTGGAGAGCTCCCGGACATTATCCAGAGTTTTAGAGATCTTAAGGCACTGATCGATAATTTTTTCCATGGTGCTGGCTGGATTGAGGGGCTTCGAGGTCGGCTTTCGAACCTTGGTCATGGATATTTCTGCATTCAAGCTGATAATAGCGGCCCGGTTCCTGATCTCATGGGCCCACTCGCGGGTCAGTTGACCGATCAGCGAGAACCAGCTTTCCTGCCGTTGCACTGCCAGCAGCAATTCCTGCCCTCTCTTCCACGCCTGCCGCTCGATAGAGCGGCCAAGCTCCAGGCGAAGGATTTCAGGCTGGCAGGGTTTAACAAGGGGCTGACAGGAAAGGTTAGCCGGGATGAGGTTCTTGAGATGATCGGATTGGCCGGGAGATACCAGCGCATACGTCTTCAGGTGGGGAGAGCGTACTCTGGTGAGGGTCAAAAATTCCTCATCCTGATCGACCTGATCAAAGATAATGGCGGCAATACTGCTCTGGCCAGTCAGGATTTTCTCATACTCCTGAACTTCAGAAACAACATGGAAAAGGAAATCTTTTTTCAGCTCTGCCAGCCAGGAGAGTGCTTCCCTATCGGGGTTCACGATGACAATGGGATACGTCAAATAGTCGATTTCAGCACTATACATACATCACTTCCTTAACCCCCGCAGGCGTTGACCACAGTATAGATTGAATAGACGGGTAAGAGCAGGCAAGAGAAGCCGCTTCATACCGATTGAATTCCGATTGAATTCCGGGGCAGCTTCTTAGATCTCGTTTTCCCGGCTGATAATGCCCTTGACGATTTTTTTTAATTCTTCAATCCTGATAGACTTGCTTAAAAATTCAAAGGCACCCAGATATTTGGCCTGATCATAGTTATTTTTTCCGCCATAGGCAGTTATCACGATGACCTTTACTTCCGGGTGATTTTGCTCTATGCATTCCAGGAACTCGATACCATCCATCTGAGGCATCTTCAAATCTGTCAATACGAGATCAAAGGTCTGTCTTTGCAGGTGCTCTAAAGCCATTTTCCCATTTTCGGCTGTAGTTATCCTAAATCCCTCATCCTCCAGGATATCCCGTAATACATCTCGCATACCCGTATCATCATCAACCAATAAGATATGTTTCGGTTCCATCGTGTAATCCTCATGTTGTTGTGCAGGATTTCGTTTCAAGAAAACAGGAAGAATTCCGGCTTCTATATCTTCTTCCTTGCTTATGACCATAGTGGCCAGGTTATTATAATATTTATGAAGAGGTGTAGTTATTATATATGCATTTATCTTCAAAGTAAAGCATAAATTGTAAAATTAAAATTTGTTCAATTCAGATGAAAATAATCAGGATAATAGCGCTATCCTTTTTTCCCTTCAGCTTCTTTCCTGATCTGGCGGATTTTGTCACGAATTCGGGCGGCTTCTTCAAACTCCAGCCGGGAAGCGGCCTTTTTCATTTGCTGCTCCAATTGGGCCAGAAGCTCTTCCACCGGAGGCGGCTCAGCTCCATACGGAGCCTGTTTATCCTGGACTGAGGGCACGGTGGAGTAATCCCCGGCATAAGGAGTCTCCATCAAAGAGTCAATGGCCTTGCGGACTGATTCAGGGGTAATCCGGTTGGCCTGATTATATTCCATCTGCAACTGTCTGCGCCGGTTAGTTTCCTCGATTGCCGTACTCATGGAATTGGTTATCCGGTCTGCATACATGATCACCCGCCCCTGGACATGGCGGGCTGCCCGGCCTGCTGTCTGGATCAGGGAGACCGAAGAACGCAGGAACCCTTCCTTGTCCGCATCCAGAATGGCTACCAGCGAGACTTCCGGAATATCCAGTCCCTCCCGCAAAAGATTAATACCCACCAGGACATCAAACCGGTCCTGCCGCAGCTCACGGATCAGATTGGTCCTTTCTATGGTATCGATTTCAGAATGGAGATAGCGGACACGGACCCCAAGGTCCGTGTAATATTCGGTCAGGTCCTCGGCCATCCGCTTGGTCAGGGTCGTAACCAGAATTTTGTCCCCCTGCTGAACCGTCTTTCGGATCTCCTCCAGAAGGTCATCCACCTGACTGGTCGCCGGTCTCACTTCAACCTTCGGGTCC
This genomic interval from bacterium contains the following:
- a CDS encoding radical SAM protein, giving the protein MGKNLLLVNPWIYDFAAYDLWIKPLGLLYLASLLRENGYHITYLDCLDISDPLMQDYLVRNHIQIKRKSDGSGQFPKTFLEKPYPLRNVPRRYGRYGITLDIFNQRLREAPRPEAVLVTSMMTYWYPGAAKVIELVRSYDPRIPILLGGNLVTLCPQTAHSLGADFCLPGEGEEAVLTTLQGLTGQPIRYEPDPENLDSLPYPAFDLQNRVDYVLLQTSRGCPFRCVYCASGLVYPKFRRRSAASVVREIEDSLRKYRIRHFVFSDDALCSGAGEHLIPILRSVEAKGIRGYFHTPNALHAREITDDLARLLYRTGFQTLRLGFETSDPIRQKLTGGKVNNEQFQQAIGNLRTAGFSRAQIGVYILAGLPGQTIEEVEESVDFVFKTGAYPILTEFSPIPGTPLWPHCLESSPFDLSSDPLVHNNSILPCQSPRLSWEDYLRLKLRIRARCGAEII
- a CDS encoding response regulator, which codes for MYKLLVVEDEPAIRDVFKYLLEDRGFEVYLAEDGHEALSIFHTRSPEIVFLDLSLPRGMTGKDVLKEIRKSNSRTAVVIITGSSEEDAQSIIGQLNVQYILKKPFRLDYVEKQILPKIKEKLRSQQDLDDFRTAPGADPEF
- a CDS encoding response regulator, whose protein sequence is MEPKHILLVDDDTGMRDVLRDILEDEGFRITTAENGKMALEHLQRQTFDLVLTDLKMPQMDGIEFLECIEQNHPEVKVIVITAYGGKNNYDQAKYLGAFEFLSKSIRIEELKKIVKGIISRENEI